One window of the Trypanosoma brucei gambiense DAL972 chromosome 5, complete sequence genome contains the following:
- a CDS encoding protein phosphatase 2C, putative, which yields MPPKNRNRAATADSAAIASSGAKLINNPKSNSSGVKGKNNNKSAPVAAKARRQSEADDFERVLADLNRATAAVGKEREKQVKREKPRKERHEDVRALTQKPEGIDEEFSMMLRKKQQQKQFQQLIQQLLAARSPFLDAPEKEVRCEVATENPNFDVAVGEMQGWRVSMEDKHAIDVTFPSGAKDSKEGFFCVFDGHSGDGCAKKCSELIPKVSRAHMVEHTDGFMEIDFEAAYMEVDTLLEKELTDQSGCTAVTVHITPTRITCASVGDSRAVLCRNGIAVALSEDHKPDREAERARIEEAGGHVAENRVNGQLAMSRAMGDFTYKTQKERGPRQQLVIAVPDVVMVNREADDGFVVLACDGIFDVMSNDELIKAVLIRKAENKPNSVICEEICHECLAPPAEEGKYAPRPEGTDNMTIMIVDLK from the coding sequence ATGCCACCCAAAAATAGGAATCGGGCCGCGACTGCTGACAGCGCCGCTATCGCCTCTTCTGGCGCCAAACTAATTAACAACCCCAAAAGTAACAGTAGCGGTGTAAAgggtaaaaataacaacaaaagtgcCCCCGTTGCAGCGAAGGCAAGAAGGCAAAGCGAAGCGGACGATTTTGAGCGAGTACTGGCAGATCTGAACCGAGCCACAGCCGCCGTGGGAAAGGAGCGGGAAAAGCAGGTAAAGCGCGAGAAACCACGTAAGGAGCGACATGAGGATGTCCGCGCCTTGACGCAGAAACCGGAAGGAATAGATGAGGAATTCAGCATGATGTTAcgcaagaaacaacaacagaagcagTTTCAGCAACTAATCCAGCAGCTGCTGGCAGCGCGGAGTCCATTTCTCGACGCGCCAGAGAAGGAGGTGCGTTGTGAAGTGGCGACGGAGAACCCGAATTTTGATGTGGCTGTGGGTGAAATGCAAGGCTGGCGTGTGAGCATGGAAGATAAGCATGCCATTGATGTTACTTTTCCCTCTGGAGCAAAGGACAGCAAGGAGGGGTTCTTTTGTGTCTTTGATGGTCACTCGGGTGACGGGTGTGCCAAGAAATGCAGTGAACTCATCCCAAAAGTTTCACGTGCCCACATGGTGGAGCATACAGACGGTTTTATGGAGATTGACTTTGAGGCAGCGTACATGGAAGTGGACACACTTTTAGAAAAGGAGCTGACGGATCAGTCTGGTTGCACAGCAGTGACGGTACACATCACACCAACACGCATTACATGCGCCTCCGTGGGTGACTCCCGTGCTGTACTGTGCCGTAATGGAATAGCCGTTGCGCTCAGCGAAGATCACAAACCGGACAGGGAAGCGGAGCGAGCCCGTATTGAAGAGGCTGGCGGCCACGTTGCGGAAAACCGCGTGAATGGTCAGCTGGCTATGAGTCGGGCAATGGGTGATTTCACATACAAGACACAGAAGGAACGTGGCCCACGGCAGCAGTTGGTAATTGCCGTGCCTGATGTGGTAATGGTCAATCGTGAGGCCGATGATGGGTTTGTGGTACTTGCCTGCGATGGCATCTTTGATGTAATGAGCAACGATGAGCTCATCAAGGCAGTGCTTATCAGGAAGGCTGAGAATAAACCAAATAGTGTCATCTGCGAAGAAATTTGCCACGAGTGCCTGGCGCCACCTGCGGAGGAGGGCAAGTACGCACCGCGGCCGGAGGGTACGGACAATATGACAATAATGATTGTGGATCTTAAGTAG